From Echeneis naucrates chromosome 7, fEcheNa1.1, whole genome shotgun sequence, one genomic window encodes:
- the noc2l gene encoding nucleolar complex protein 2 homolog has product MAGKQKRKLEDLNVDEFLASAFDSDGESEDETPKQNGVKKKSKKKDLQSAAPKSDDTKKGKASEHKQQLSRLKNKDPDFYKFLQENDQTLLNFDDTDSSDNEEDNKYHRLPSTLEEASSGEDDNDEDSQKGSKKSVESIKVTDKMIEGWKAAMKKEPTPRIFREVTQAFKAAVATTKGEGGGQCRYKVADSSVFNSLVLFCIRDIYVALQRMLNLKPDKEQKKLVLPSSSPKWQKNQIDIKMYLGGVVQLLSCLTEATVISAVLRHANQLVPYYLCLPKQSRHLIKQLLKQWSTGEETSRVLAFLALNKISRHKQETYLNPVLKQMYISYVQNCKFTSPNALPMINFMQRTLTEMYSLDTHASYQHAFIYIRQLAIHLRNAMAMKKKETYQSVYNWQYIHCLYLWCRVLSTLYPSDVLQPLIYPLCQVIIGTIKLVPTAKYYPLRMHCCRALTLLSSSTNTFVPVLPFLLEIFQQVDFNKKPGRMSKKPINFAVILKLGKVNLMEKAYKEGLIDQLYDLILEYFHTQAYTIGFPELALPTIIQLKAFLKECKVANYCKPVRQLLEKVQENSSHITARRQKAAFGVADATAVVAWEKQIQEEGTPLTRYYTQWKKLREKEIQLEISGKERMEDLDLPEIKRKKIQEKKAEDKKEFKDLFESDSESDDDEDGGFKIKDKKGDRGSDDEDDDDLCDLSDTSDDQEMEGRDSDNYDGDEGESSAPQPLSFSALTKLAEGKEDVVEDLELSDEDD; this is encoded by the exons ATGGCAGGGAAACAGAAAAG AAAATTAGAAGACCTGAATGTGGACGAGTTCTTGGCGTCAGCTTTTGACTCTGATGGTGAATCTGAAGATGAGACCCCCAAACAGAATGGAGTcaagaaaaagagcaagaagAAAGATCTGCAATCTGCAGCTCCAAAATC tGATGACACCAAGAAAGGAAAGGCATCCGAGCATAAGCAGCAGTTGTCAAGGCTGAAGAATAAAGATCCCGATTTTTACAAGTTTCTGCAAGAGAATGACCAAACGCTCCTAAACTTTGATGACACAGACAGTTCTGACAATGAGGAGGACAACAAGTATCACAGATTGCCTTCCACACTggag GAGGCCAGCTCTGGTGAGGATGACAATGATGAGGATAGTCAGAAGGGTTCCAAGAAATCTGTGGAGTCCATCAAAGTCACGGACAAAATGATTGAGGGTTGGAAGGCTGCTATGAAGAAGGAACCCACACCTCGTATCTTCAGAGAAGTCACCCAGGCCTTTAAGGCGGCTGTAGCAACAACAAAGGGCGAAGGAGGTGGCCAGTGTCGATATAAAGTTGCTGACAGTTCAG TGTTCAACTCTTTGGTCCTGTTCTGTATCAGAGATATTTATGTGGCCCTGCAGAGGATGCTCAACCTAAAGCCAGATAAAGAGCAGAAAAA gttAGTGCTTCCATCATCCAGTCCAAAGTGGCAAAAAAATCAGATTGACATCAAGATGTATCTTGGTGGAGTAGTTCag CTATTATCCTGTCTAACTGAAGCTACAGTCATCAGTGCCGTCCTGCGACATGCCAACCAACTCGTACCTTATTACCTTTGTCTACCCAAACAGTCTCGACACCTCATTAAG CAACTGCTGAAGCAGTGGAGCACAGGCGAGGAAACAAGTCGTGTTCTGGCCTTCCTGGCCCTCAACAAGATCTCtagacacaaacaggaaacgTATCTAAACCCTGTTCTCAAG caaATGTACATTTCCTATGTGCAAAACTGTAAGTTCACATCTCCCAACGCGCTGCCCATGATAAACTTCATGCAGCGGACACTAACGGAGATGTACTCCCTGGACACACACGCCTCTTACCAACATGCCTTCATCTACATCAGACAGCTGGCCATCCACCTCAGAAATGCCATGGCCATGAAGAAGAAG gAAACATATCAGTCAGTGTATAACTGGCAGTATATCCACTGTCTGTACCTCTGGTGTCGTGTCCTCAGCACCTTGTATCCCAGTGATGTTCTACAACCCCTCATCTATCCACTCTGCCAGGTCATAATTGGCACCATCAA ATTGGTACCCACGGCAAAATATTACCCCCTTCGGATGCACTGCTGCAGAGCCCTCACCCTGCTGTCAAGCAGCACCAACACATTTGTACCTGTGCTGCCTTTCCTCTTGGAG ATCTTCCAACAAGTGGATTTCAACAAGAAGCCTGGGCGAATGAGTAAGAAACCCATCAACTTTGCAGTCATCCTGAAGCTGGGCAAAGTCAACCTGATGGAGAAAGCCTACAAG GAAGGACTGATTGACCAACTTTATGACCTGATACTGGAATACTTCCACACTCAGGCCTACACCATTGGCTTCCCAGAGCTTGCCCTACCCACCATCATTCAG ctgaaagCTTTCCTGAAGGAATGCAAAGTGGCCAATTACTGCAAGCCGGTGCGCCAGCTGCTGGAGAAGGTACAGGAGAACAGCAGCCACATCACAGCACGGAGACAGAAGGCCGCCTTCGGAGTGGCCGATGCCACCGCTGtg GTGGCCTGGGAGAAGCAGATACAAGAGGAGGGGACTCCTCTCACCAGGTACTACACCCAGTGGAAGAAACTGAGGGAGAAGGAGATCCAGCTCGAGATCTCAGGCAAAGAAAGG ATGGAGGATCTGGACCTCCCTGAGATTAAACGTAAAAAGATTCaagagaaaaaagcagaagacaAGAAGGAGTTCAAGGATCTGTTTGAGTCTGACAGtgaatctgatgatgatgaagatggaggaTTCAAAATCAAAG ATAAAAAGGGCGACCGTGGGtcagatgatgaggatgatgacgaCCTTTGCGACCTATCGGACACGAGTGATGACCAGGAAATGGAGGGAAGAGACTCAG ATAATTATGATGGCGATGAAGGTGAATCCAgcgctcctcagcctctgtcctTCTCTGCTCTGACAAAGCTGGCTGAGGGAAAAGAGGATGTGGTTGAGGACCTGGAGCTTTCTGATGAAGATGACTGA
- the klhl17 gene encoding kelch-like protein 17, which translates to MMEGGMQLLNRDGHSISHNSKRHYHDSFVSMNRMRQRGLLCDIVLHVSNKEIKAHKVVLASCSPYFHAMFTNEMSESRQTHVTLHDIDPQALEQLVQYAYTAEIVVGEGNVQTLLPAASLLQLNGVRDACCKFLLSQLDPSNCLGIRGFADTHSCSDLLKSAHKYVLQHFVEVSKTEEFMLLPLKQVLDLISSDNLNVPSEEEVYRAVLSWVKHDIDGRRQHVPWLMKCVRLPLLRRDFLMSNVDTELLVRHHSECKDLLIEALKYHLMPEQRGVLSNSRTRPRRCEGASPVLFAVGGGSLFAIHGDCEAYDTRTDRWHMVASMSTRRARVGVAAIGNRLYAVGGYDGTSDLATVESYDPITNSWQPEVSMGTRRSCLGVAVLHGLLYAAGGYDGASCLNSAERYDPLTSTWTSIAAMSTRRRYVRVATLDGSLYAVGGYDSSSHLATVEKYDPQSNTWTAIANMLSRRSSAGVAVLDGMLYVAGGNDGTSCLNSVERFNPKTNTWEAVAPMNIRRSTHDLVSMDGWLYAVGGNDGSSSLNSIEKYNPRSNKWVAASCMFTRRSSVGVAVLELLNFPPPSSPTLSVSSTSL; encoded by the exons ATGATGGAAGGGGGCATGCAGCTGCTCAACCGTGATGGCCACAGCATCTCCCACAACTCAAAGCGCCACTACCACGACTCTTTCGTGTCCATGAACAGGATGCGACAGCGCGGCCTGTTGTGTGACATTGTGCTCCATGTTTCCAACAAAGAAATTAAGGCGCACAAAGTGGTGCTGGCATCCTGCAGCCCCTACTTCCACGCTATGTTTACGA ATGAGATGTCGGAAAGTCGACAGACCCACGTAACCCTTCATGACATCGACCCTCAGGCTTTGGAGCAGCTAGTCCAGTATGCCTATACAGCCGAGATCGTGGTTGGGGAGGGCAATGTGCAG ACGTTGCTTCCAGCAGCGAGCCTGCTGCAGCTCAACGGCGTGCGGGACGCCTGTTGTAAGTTCCTTCTCAGCCAGCTGGACCCGTCCAACTGTCTCGGCATCCGAGGGTTTGCTGACACGCACTCCTGTAGTGACCTGCTCAAGTCAGCACACAAGTATGTCCTCCAGCACTTTGTTGAAGTGTCCAAGACAGAGGAGTTCATGTTGCTGCCACTGAAACAG GTCCTGgatttgatctccagtgacaaTCTCAATGTGCCATCTGAAGAGGAAGTATACCGGGCAGTGTTGAGCTGGGTGAAACATGATATAGATGGACGCAGGCAACATGTACCTTGG CTGATGAAGTGCGTACGCCTGCCACTGTTGAGGCGAGACTTTCTGATGAGCAATGTGGATACGGAGCTGCTGGTGCGTCATCACTCAGAGTGTAAGGATCTACTGATTGAGGCTCTGAAGTACCACCTGATGCCAGAGCAGAGGGGAGTCCTCAGCAACAGCCGAACACGCCCCCGACGCTGTGAGGGCGCCAGCCCTGTACTCTTCGCCGTTG GTGGTGGTAGCCTGTTTGCCATCCATGGAGACTGTGAGGCGTACGATACCAGGACAGACCGCTGGCACATGGTTGCCTCCATGTCAACTCGGCGGGCACGGGTGGGCGTGGCAGCCATTGGTAACAGACTCTATGCTGTTGGAGG GTATGATGGCACCTCAGACCTCGCAACTGTGGAGTCTTATGACCCCATCACTAATTCCTGGCAACCTGAGGTTTCCATGGGAACACGGCGCAGCTGTTTGGGTGTAGCTGTCCTGCACGGGCTGCTGTATGCTGCTGGTGGTTATGATGGAGCTTCCTGTCTCAACAG TGCAGAGCGTTATGACCCTCTGACCAGTACATGGACCTCAATTGCTGCCATGAGCACACGTAGAAGATATGTCAGAGTTGCAACACTGG atGGCAGCTTGTATGCAGTGGGAGGTTATGACAGCTCCTCACATCTTGCAACAGTGGAGAAATATGATCCACAG AGCAACACATGGACAGCCATTGCCAACATGTTGAGTCGGCGCAGCAGTGCTGGAGTGGCTGTGCTGGACGGCATGCTGTACGTAGCAGGAGGCAATGATGGCACTAGCTGCCTCAACTCAGTGGAGCGCTTCAACCCCAAGACCAACACTTGGGAGGCAGTTGCCCCCATGAACATACGCAG GAGCACCCATGATCTGGTGTCTATGGACGGATGGTTATACGCAGTTGGAGGTAATGATGGCAGCTCCAGTCTCAACTCCATTGAGAAATACAATCCGCGCAGCAACAAATGGGTGGCGGCCTCCTGCATGTTCACACGGCGCAGCAGCGTAGGCGTGGCagtgctggagctgctgaacttcccTCCGCCCTCCTCGCCCACCCTCTCGGTTTCCTCCACCAGCCTTTGA